Proteins encoded by one window of Nitrospirae bacterium YQR-1:
- a CDS encoding molybdopterin molybdotransferase MoeA — protein MLGRVGLISVSTAISLINSAKYAVTDVEIVGLENAAGRITAADIISGEDLPAFLRSTMDGFALNSADTFGASESIPAYFNVKHEVLMGKLPDFILKPAEAAKIPTGGTLPEGADSVLMLEHTQKLDDETIEVVKSVAPGENVISKGDDVRAWEVIFQKGHMLRPQDTGVLAALGITLVSVHKLPVVAIISTGDEIVSPKDSINPGQVRDINTYTLTALVRAHGGEPVIMGIFRDDYDTIREAVQKALNCADMVLITGGSSVGTMDMTPDIINSFGAPGVIFHGVAIKPGKPAIFGMANGKPVFGLPGHPSAVMVAFDVFVRRVLRRKLSGLTENGISEEYAGKIRARIGKNISSLPGREDHIWVKMENRDGELWAIPVLGKSGLIATMAKADGVIVVGSDKRGISEGDTVEIRLFQK, from the coding sequence ATGTTAGGAAGAGTTGGGTTGATTTCTGTATCAACCGCCATAAGTCTGATTAATTCCGCTAAATACGCTGTTACTGATGTCGAAATTGTTGGGCTTGAAAATGCAGCCGGACGCATTACGGCGGCAGATATTATATCCGGTGAGGATTTGCCGGCTTTTTTACGTTCTACAATGGATGGTTTTGCCCTAAACAGTGCTGATACCTTTGGTGCCTCGGAGTCAATCCCTGCTTATTTTAATGTAAAACATGAGGTTTTGATGGGTAAGTTGCCGGATTTCATATTAAAACCTGCTGAGGCAGCTAAAATCCCCACCGGTGGAACGCTTCCCGAGGGCGCTGATTCCGTCTTAATGCTTGAGCATACCCAGAAATTAGACGATGAAACTATAGAGGTGGTAAAATCAGTTGCACCGGGTGAAAATGTGATATCAAAAGGTGATGACGTAAGAGCCTGGGAAGTTATTTTCCAAAAAGGGCATATGCTAAGACCACAGGATACCGGAGTGTTGGCTGCATTAGGGATTACCCTTGTCAGTGTGCACAAACTGCCGGTTGTTGCCATTATCTCAACAGGGGATGAAATCGTATCTCCCAAAGACAGCATTAATCCTGGGCAGGTGCGGGATATTAACACATACACACTGACGGCCCTTGTGAGAGCGCATGGGGGGGAGCCGGTAATAATGGGGATTTTCAGAGATGATTATGACACAATAAGAGAGGCTGTGCAGAAAGCGCTCAATTGCGCCGATATGGTTTTAATAACAGGGGGAAGTTCGGTGGGAACTATGGATATGACGCCTGATATTATAAATTCATTTGGAGCACCGGGGGTCATATTTCACGGGGTAGCCATAAAACCCGGGAAACCTGCTATTTTTGGTATGGCAAACGGTAAACCGGTGTTTGGTCTGCCCGGGCATCCATCGGCTGTTATGGTTGCTTTTGATGTATTTGTTAGGCGGGTTTTAAGGAGAAAACTCTCCGGTTTAACAGAGAATGGTATTTCTGAGGAGTATGCAGGTAAGATAAGAGCCCGCATAGGAAAAAACATATCATCTTTACCCGGCAGAGAGGACCACATATGGGTAAAGATGGAAAATCGGGACGGTGAGCTTTGGGCGATACCGGTTTTAGGTAAATCCGGCCTGATTGCCACAATGGCCAAAGCAGACGGGGTTATTGTTGTGGGCTCTGACAAAAGGGGAATCTCAGAG